In Arvicanthis niloticus isolate mArvNil1 chromosome 4, mArvNil1.pat.X, whole genome shotgun sequence, a single window of DNA contains:
- the Pip5k1a gene encoding phosphatidylinositol 4-phosphate 5-kinase type-1 alpha isoform X5, translating into MPVKKIGHRSVDSSGETTYKKTTSSALKGAIQLGITHTVGSLSTKPERDVLMQDFYVVESIFFPSEGSNLTPAHHYNDFRFKTYAPVAFRYFRELFGIRPDDYLYSLCSEPLIELSNSGASGSLFYVSSDDEFIIKTVQHKEAEFLQKLLPGYYMNLNQNPRTLLPKFYGLYCVQAGGKNIRIVVMNNLLPRSVKMHMKYDLKGSTYKRRASQKEREKPLPTFKDLDFLQDIPDGLFLDADMYSALCKTLQRDCLVLQSFKIMDYSLLMSIHNMDHAQREPMNNEAQHSVDTRRPAPQKALYSTAMESIQGEARRGGTVETEDHMGGIPARNNKGERLLLYIGIIDILQSYRFVKKLEHSWKALVHDGDTVSVHRPGFYAERFQRFMCNTVFKKIPLKPSPTKKFRSGPSFSRRSGPSGNSCTTSQMTAAFGEHKAQVTTKAEVEPDVHLGRPDVLPQTPPLEEISEGSPVPGPSFSPVVGQPLQILNLSSTLEKLDVAESEFTH; encoded by the exons ACAACTTCATCAGCTTTGAAAGGTGCCATCCAGTTAGGCATCACTCACACTGTGGGCAGCCTGAGCACCAAACCAGAGCGAGATGTCCTCATGCAAGACTTCTACGTGGTGGAGAGCATCTTTTTCCCCAG TGAAGGCAGCAACCTGACACCGGCTCATCATTACAATGACTTTCGGTTCAAGACCTATGCACCTGTTGCCTTCCGTTACTTCAGAGAGCTATTTGGCATCCGGCCTGATGATTACTTG tACTCCCTTTGCAGTGAGCCATTGATTGAACTCTCCAATTCTGGAGCTAGTGGTTCCCTCTTCTATGTGTCCAGTGATGATGAATTCATCATTAAGACCGTCCAGCATAAAGAAGCAGAATTTCTACAAAAGTTGCTTCCAGGATACTACATG AATCTTAACCAAAATCCTCGTACTTTGCTGCCCAAATTTTATGGATTGTACTGTGTGCAAGCAGGCGGCAAGAACATACGAATTGTGGTGATGAACAATCTCTTGCCACGGTCTGTCAAAATGCATATGAAATATGACCTGAAGGGTTCAACTTACAAGCGGAGGGCTTCTCAGAAAGAACGAGAAAAGCCTCTACCCACCTTTAAAGACCTGGACTTCCTACAAGATATCCCCGACGGCCTTTTTCTAGATGCTGACATGTACAGTGCTCTGTGTAAGACTCTGCAGCGTGACTGTTTG GTGCTACAGAGCTTCAAGATAATGGACTATAGCCTGTTGATGTCCATCCACAACATGGATCATGCACAGCGAGAGCCCATGAACAATGAAGCACAGCACTCAGTTGATACTCGCAGACCGGCCCCACAGAAGGCTCTCTATTCCACAGCTATGGAATCCATCCAGGGCGAGGCTCGACGGGGCGGCACCGTGGAGACTGAGGACCA CATGGGTGGCATCCCTGCCCGGAATAACAAAGGGGAAAGGCTCCTGCTTTATATTGGCATCATTGATATTCTGCAGTCCTACAG GTTTGTTAAGAAGTTGGAGCACTCTTGGAAAGCACTGGTCCATGATGGG GACACGGTGTCAGTACATCGTCCAGGCTTCTATGCTGAGCGGTTCCAGCGCTTCATGTGCAACACAGTGTTCAAGAAGATTCCCT TGAAGCCTTCTCCTACCAAAAAGTTTCGGTCTGGCCCATCTTTCTCTCGGCGATCAGGGCCCAGCGGCAATTCCTGCACTACTTCCCAGATGACAGCGGCCTTTGGGGAACACAAAGCACAAGTGACTACAAAGGCGGAAGTGGAGCCAG ATGTACACCTTGGTCGTCCTGATGTCTTACCTCAGACTCCACCTTTAGAGGAGATAAGTGAGGGTTCACCTGTTCCTGGCCCCAGTTTCTCACCTGTAGTTGGACAACCTTTGCAAATACTAAATTTGAG ttcAACCTTGGAAAAGCTTGATGTTGCAGAGTCAGAGTTCACCCAT TGA